One Lutra lutra chromosome 7, mLutLut1.2, whole genome shotgun sequence DNA window includes the following coding sequences:
- the SLC8A3 gene encoding sodium/calcium exchanger 3 isoform X6 → MERGISALLLSPEVTDRKLTVEEEEAKRIAEMGKPVLGEHPKLEVIIEESFEFKNTVDKLIKKTNLAMVVGTHSWRDQFMEAITVSAAGDEDEDESGEERLPSCFDYVMHFLTVFWKVLFACVPPTEYCHGWACFVVSILIIGMLTAVIGDLASHFGCTIGLKDSVTAVVFVAFGTSVPDMFASKASAIQDLYSDASIGNVTGSNAINVFLGIGLAWSVAAIYWALQGQEFYVSAGTLAFSVTLFTIFAFVCISVLLYRRRPHLGGELGGPRGCKLATTWLFVGLWLLYILFATLEAYCYIKGF, encoded by the exons AGGTGACAGACAGAAAGCTGactgtggaggaggaggaggccaagaGGATAGCAGAAATGGGAAAGCCAGTACTGGGCGAACACCCCAAACTAGAGGTCATCATTGAAGAATCCTTTGAGTTCAAG AATACGGTGGACAAACTGATCAAGAAGACAAACCTGGCCATGGTTGTGGGGACCCATTCCTGGAGGGACCAGTTCATGGAGGCCATCACTGTCAGTGCAG CAGgggatgaggatgaggatgagtCAGGCGAGGAGAGGCTGCCGTCCTGCTTTGACTACGTCATGCACTTTCTGACCGTCTTCTGGAAGGTGCTGTTTGCTTGCGTGCCCCCCACGGAGTACTGTCACGGCTGGGCCTGCTTCGTCGTGTCCATTCTCATCATCGGCATGCTCACGGCCGTCATTGGGGACCTGGCCTCCCACTTTGGCTGCACCATTGGTCTCAAGGACTCAGTCACAGCTGTTGTCTTTGTGGCATTTGGCACCTCTGTGCCAG acATGTTTGCCAGCAAAGCCTCAGCCATCCAGGATCTGTACTCTGATGCCTCCATTGGCAATGTCACGGGCAGCAACGCCATCAACGTCTTCCTGGGCATTGGCCTGGCCTGGTCCGTGGCCGCCATCTACTGGGCCCTGCAGGGACAGGAGTTCTACGTGTCGGCCGGCACGCTGGCCTTCTCGGTCACCCTCTTCACCATCTTTGCGTTTGTGTGCATCAGTGTGCTCCTGTACCGCCGGCGGCCCCACCTGGGCGGGGAGCTGGGGGGCCCACGTGGCTGCAAGCTGGCCACGACGTGGCTCTTCGTGGGCCTGTGGCTCCTGTACATACTCTTTGCCACGCTGGAGGCCTACTGCTACATCAAGGGCTTCTGA
- the SLC8A3 gene encoding sodium/calcium exchanger 3 isoform X7, whose translation MERGISEVTDRKLTVEEEEAKRIAEMGKPVLGEHPKLEVIIEESFEFKNTVDKLIKKTNLAMVVGTHSWRDQFMEAITVSAAGDEDEDESGEERLPSCFDYVMHFLTVFWKVLFACVPPTEYCHGWACFVVSILIIGMLTAVIGDLASHFGCTIGLKDSVTAVVFVAFGTSVPDMFASKASAIQDLYSDASIGNVTGSNAINVFLGIGLAWSVAAIYWALQGQEFYVSAGTLAFSVTLFTIFAFVCISVLLYRRRPHLGGELGGPRGCKLATTWLFVGLWLLYILFATLEAYCYIKGF comes from the exons AGGTGACAGACAGAAAGCTGactgtggaggaggaggaggccaagaGGATAGCAGAAATGGGAAAGCCAGTACTGGGCGAACACCCCAAACTAGAGGTCATCATTGAAGAATCCTTTGAGTTCAAG AATACGGTGGACAAACTGATCAAGAAGACAAACCTGGCCATGGTTGTGGGGACCCATTCCTGGAGGGACCAGTTCATGGAGGCCATCACTGTCAGTGCAG CAGgggatgaggatgaggatgagtCAGGCGAGGAGAGGCTGCCGTCCTGCTTTGACTACGTCATGCACTTTCTGACCGTCTTCTGGAAGGTGCTGTTTGCTTGCGTGCCCCCCACGGAGTACTGTCACGGCTGGGCCTGCTTCGTCGTGTCCATTCTCATCATCGGCATGCTCACGGCCGTCATTGGGGACCTGGCCTCCCACTTTGGCTGCACCATTGGTCTCAAGGACTCAGTCACAGCTGTTGTCTTTGTGGCATTTGGCACCTCTGTGCCAG acATGTTTGCCAGCAAAGCCTCAGCCATCCAGGATCTGTACTCTGATGCCTCCATTGGCAATGTCACGGGCAGCAACGCCATCAACGTCTTCCTGGGCATTGGCCTGGCCTGGTCCGTGGCCGCCATCTACTGGGCCCTGCAGGGACAGGAGTTCTACGTGTCGGCCGGCACGCTGGCCTTCTCGGTCACCCTCTTCACCATCTTTGCGTTTGTGTGCATCAGTGTGCTCCTGTACCGCCGGCGGCCCCACCTGGGCGGGGAGCTGGGGGGCCCACGTGGCTGCAAGCTGGCCACGACGTGGCTCTTCGTGGGCCTGTGGCTCCTGTACATACTCTTTGCCACGCTGGAGGCCTACTGCTACATCAAGGGCTTCTGA